One window of the Mixophyes fleayi isolate aMixFle1 chromosome 6, aMixFle1.hap1, whole genome shotgun sequence genome contains the following:
- the CSNK1D gene encoding casein kinase I isoform X1 — translation MELRVGNRYRLGRKIGSGSFGDIYLGTDIAAAEEVAIKLECVKTKHPQLHIESKIYKMMQGGVGIPTIKWCGAEGDYNVMVMELLGPSLEDLFNFCSRKFSLKTVLLLADQMISRIEYIHSKNFIHRDVKPDNFLMGLGKKGNLVYIIDFGLAKKYRDARTHQHIPYRENKNLTGTARYASINTHLGIEQSRRDDLESLGYVLMYFNLGSLPWQGLKAATKRQKYERISEKKMSTPIEVLCKSYPSEFATYLNFCRSLRFDDKPDYSYLRQLFRNLFHRQGFSYDYVFDWNMLKFGASRAAEDAERERREREERLRHTRNPAARGLPSTASGRLRGTQEVTPPTPLTPTSHTANTSPRPVSGMERERKVSMRLHRGAPVNVSSSDLTGRQDTSRMSTSQIPSRVASSGFPSTVHR, via the exons ATGGAGCTTAGAGTCGGGAACAGGTACCGGCTGGGCCGGAAGATCGGCAGTGGCTCTTTCGGAGACATTTATTTGG gcACTGACATTGCAGCAGCTGAGGAAGTTGCCATCAAACTGGAATGTGTGAAAACAAAACATCCCCAGCTCCATATCGAGAGCAAGATCTATAAAATGATGCAAGGAGGAG TGGGAATCCCAACTATAAAGTGGTGTGGTGCAGAAGGCGATTACAACGTCATGGTCATGGAATTGCTGGGACCAAGTCTTGAAGATCTCTTTAACTTTTGCTCCAGAAAATTTAGCTTGAAAACTGTGCTGCTACTTGCCGACCAGATG ATTAGTCGCATTGAATACATTCATTCCAAAAACTTCATCCATCGCGATGTTAAACCTGATAATTTTCTGATGGGACTCGGTAAGAAAGGAAACCTGGTCTACATAATTGATTTTGGTCTTGCAAAGAAATATCGAGATGCTCGAACACACCAGCATATTCCGTACCGTGAAAACAAGAACTTAACCGGAACTGCCCGATACGCATCCATAAACACTCACCTTGGAATAG AACAATCTCGCAGAGATGATCTGGAGTCCCTGGGGTATGTACTGATGTATTTCAATCTGGGTTCGCTTCCATGGCAAGGACTAAAAGCTGCAACGAAGAGGCAAAAATATGAACGCATCAGTGAGAAAAAAATGTCAACGCCCATAGAGGTTCTATGTAAAAGTTATCCTT CGGAGTTTGCCACCTACCTAAATTTCTGTCGGTCTCTACGTTTCGATGATAAGCCAGACTACTCTTACTTAAGGCAATTATTCAGGAATCTGTTCCACCGTCAAGGCTTCTCCTATGACTATGTGTTTGACTGGAACATGTTGAAATTT GGTGCAAGTCGAGCTGCTGAAGATGCAGAGCGCGAAAGACGAGAGCGGGAAGAGCGGCTAAGACATACACGAAATCCTGCAGCTCGGGGTCTGCCCTCTACTGCTTCAGGTAGACTAAGGGGCACACAGGAAGTAACGCCACCCACTCCTCTCACACCCACCTCACACACAG CAAACACATCCCCCCGACCTGTGTCTGGTATGGAACGTGAACGCAAAGTGAGTATGAGACTGCATCGTGGTGCTCCCGTTAATGTCTCTTCATCTGACCTAACTGGCAGACAAGATACCTCTCGCATGTCAACTTCACAG ATTCCCAGTCGGGTGGCTTCCAGCGGTTTCCCTTCTACAGTCCATCGATGA
- the CSNK1D gene encoding casein kinase I isoform X2 — protein MELRVGNRYRLGRKIGSGSFGDIYLGTDIAAAEEVAIKLECVKTKHPQLHIESKIYKMMQGGVGIPTIKWCGAEGDYNVMVMELLGPSLEDLFNFCSRKFSLKTVLLLADQMISRIEYIHSKNFIHRDVKPDNFLMGLGKKGNLVYIIDFGLAKKYRDARTHQHIPYRENKNLTGTARYASINTHLGIEQSRRDDLESLGYVLMYFNLGSLPWQGLKAATKRQKYERISEKKMSTPIEVLCKSYPSEFATYLNFCRSLRFDDKPDYSYLRQLFRNLFHRQGFSYDYVFDWNMLKFGASRAAEDAERERREREERLRHTRNPAARGLPSTASGRLRGTQEVTPPTPLTPTSHTANTSPRPVSGMERERKVSMRLHRGAPVNVSSSDLTGRQDTSRMSTSQNSIPFEHHGK, from the exons ATGGAGCTTAGAGTCGGGAACAGGTACCGGCTGGGCCGGAAGATCGGCAGTGGCTCTTTCGGAGACATTTATTTGG gcACTGACATTGCAGCAGCTGAGGAAGTTGCCATCAAACTGGAATGTGTGAAAACAAAACATCCCCAGCTCCATATCGAGAGCAAGATCTATAAAATGATGCAAGGAGGAG TGGGAATCCCAACTATAAAGTGGTGTGGTGCAGAAGGCGATTACAACGTCATGGTCATGGAATTGCTGGGACCAAGTCTTGAAGATCTCTTTAACTTTTGCTCCAGAAAATTTAGCTTGAAAACTGTGCTGCTACTTGCCGACCAGATG ATTAGTCGCATTGAATACATTCATTCCAAAAACTTCATCCATCGCGATGTTAAACCTGATAATTTTCTGATGGGACTCGGTAAGAAAGGAAACCTGGTCTACATAATTGATTTTGGTCTTGCAAAGAAATATCGAGATGCTCGAACACACCAGCATATTCCGTACCGTGAAAACAAGAACTTAACCGGAACTGCCCGATACGCATCCATAAACACTCACCTTGGAATAG AACAATCTCGCAGAGATGATCTGGAGTCCCTGGGGTATGTACTGATGTATTTCAATCTGGGTTCGCTTCCATGGCAAGGACTAAAAGCTGCAACGAAGAGGCAAAAATATGAACGCATCAGTGAGAAAAAAATGTCAACGCCCATAGAGGTTCTATGTAAAAGTTATCCTT CGGAGTTTGCCACCTACCTAAATTTCTGTCGGTCTCTACGTTTCGATGATAAGCCAGACTACTCTTACTTAAGGCAATTATTCAGGAATCTGTTCCACCGTCAAGGCTTCTCCTATGACTATGTGTTTGACTGGAACATGTTGAAATTT GGTGCAAGTCGAGCTGCTGAAGATGCAGAGCGCGAAAGACGAGAGCGGGAAGAGCGGCTAAGACATACACGAAATCCTGCAGCTCGGGGTCTGCCCTCTACTGCTTCAGGTAGACTAAGGGGCACACAGGAAGTAACGCCACCCACTCCTCTCACACCCACCTCACACACAG CAAACACATCCCCCCGACCTGTGTCTGGTATGGAACGTGAACGCAAAGTGAGTATGAGACTGCATCGTGGTGCTCCCGTTAATGTCTCTTCATCTGACCTAACTGGCAGACAAGATACCTCTCGCATGTCAACTTCACAG AATAGCATTCCATTCGAACATCATGGCAAGTAG